The proteins below come from a single Nitrosospira sp. Is2 genomic window:
- a CDS encoding carotenoid biosynthesis protein, translated as MEYLSLILNTIVLRPYVFIFLAAFLFAASRLIGWRRTICFWGITYVVAFLCEFSSTRTGIPFGWYHYTGLTAGQELYIADVPFMDSLSFPFLLYASYCMSLAFILPSTSTQKSRWSVPIIRLEFPLTTRTGWPVMVLTILFFTFIDIIIDPIALQGERWFLGRIYYYPEPGTHFGVPIANYIGWAVVGLLSLRAYLPLDRRLGQAGAASPHVTLPVLLGCGLYYGVLIFNLAVTFWIGELLLGTTGVFIYLPVTVLLALRLFGYLPAKS; from the coding sequence ATGGAATATCTCAGCCTTATACTTAACACAATAGTTCTTCGCCCCTATGTTTTCATTTTCCTTGCTGCGTTTCTATTCGCGGCCAGTCGGCTGATTGGCTGGCGGCGGACGATCTGCTTCTGGGGAATCACCTACGTCGTGGCATTTTTGTGTGAGTTCTCCTCCACCCGCACTGGTATCCCCTTCGGCTGGTATCACTATACGGGTTTGACAGCCGGGCAGGAATTGTATATCGCTGATGTGCCCTTCATGGATTCGCTCTCGTTTCCTTTCCTTCTCTATGCCAGTTATTGCATGTCGCTGGCTTTTATCCTGCCTTCCACGAGTACTCAGAAATCCCGATGGAGCGTTCCGATAATCAGGCTGGAGTTCCCGCTCACTACGAGAACCGGGTGGCCGGTGATGGTGCTTACAATACTTTTTTTTACATTCATCGACATTATCATTGATCCAATCGCTCTTCAGGGAGAACGATGGTTTCTAGGCCGCATCTATTACTACCCGGAACCCGGTACGCACTTCGGGGTTCCGATAGCAAACTACATCGGCTGGGCTGTCGTTGGCCTGCTTTCGCTCCGAGCATACCTTCCACTGGATCGCAGACTTGGCCAAGCCGGAGCAGCGTCTCCACACGTAACTTTGCCGGTGCTTCTCGGGTGCGGGCTTTATTACGGCGTATTGATCTTCAATCTCGCCGTAACCTTCTGGATCGGAGAACTTCTCTTGGGAACAACTGGCGTATTTATCTATCTTCCCGTCACGGTTCTGCTTGCACTTCGGCTTTTTGGATACCTGCCGGCAAAGAGTTAA
- a CDS encoding transglycosylase domain-containing protein, which yields MRRVLKLFAFTVLILLLVALSIAAFLLYREAETSAYQARHLTTLLQDVRWEMQPGRSDLHLSQAGPYDIRLGYSRLPELLQSLTKHGFEVQAQARVSPRMQELVEQGLFIPYPEKSQAGLEITAGNGKQLYRANFPGRVYDHFESVPSVVTDSLLFIENRDLLDTAHPKKNPAVDWTRLGKAVMDKSIQFFREEHDVPGGSTLATQIEKYRHSPNGMTMSAEDKLQQMASASVRAYLYGENTLPVRKQIVVDYLNTVPLAAAPGFGETNGLGDALWAWYGMDFDETNHILHSRFVQGDALVETALRYKHVLSLMIAQRRPSYYLLAGRKELAELTDSYLRVLAQAGVIEPALTNVALKLPLRFRDTAALDEARSFSAQKAVNAVRVRIATQLGLRRLYDLDRLDLSVQSTLDADLQKKTTDLLRNLKDSEYARTAGLYGHRMLETEDPGKIIYSFTLSELTPQGAKFRIMADNFEQPLDINQGTKLDLGSTAKLRTLVTYLEIIETLHGKYAGLAPNALRKQDIDPSDVLSRWAVGYLLQAKDKSLAAMLNAGLDRRYSASPEERFFTGGGLHVFHNFKRQDDRQILSVREATLNSVNLVYIRLMRDIVRHYMFQVTGSSAKILKDVRDTGRGEYLRRFADREGREFIHRFYQKYKGKTANPGPASEIFFASFRHTPRRLAAAYRYVYPASTFSQFQAFLTQYLPGSKGLTFAKLQDLYDEYAPGKYSLADQGYIVTVHPLELWLVRYLISNPHAQYKDVIEASGGERVAVYQWLFKTIHKNSQDIRIRGLLELEAFLEIHRSWKRLGYPFDSLVPSLATAIGSSADHPAALAELMGIILNNGLRVPNVLIERMRFAADTPFETLVERAPVRGEQMFSPELAAALRSVLADVVETGTASRLARAIVEEDGAEMLIGGKTGTGDHRHITFSSPGVIKESRAVNRSATFVFFIGDRFFGTMTAFVPGAEAANYTFTSALSTQVMKHLLPTLKPLIDNAQPLPEQGSMVRASSKNRVPKETKEKREMSSS from the coding sequence GTGAGGCGTGTACTCAAGCTTTTCGCTTTCACGGTTCTAATCCTGCTTCTGGTTGCGCTTTCTATCGCAGCTTTCCTGCTCTACCGGGAAGCGGAAACGTCTGCGTATCAGGCGCGTCATCTGACGACGTTGCTTCAGGACGTGCGCTGGGAAATGCAACCCGGGCGAAGCGATTTGCATCTTTCCCAGGCCGGGCCGTACGATATCCGCCTGGGCTATAGCCGACTGCCGGAGTTGCTCCAGAGTTTGACAAAGCATGGCTTCGAAGTACAGGCTCAAGCGCGAGTATCGCCGCGAATGCAGGAACTGGTCGAACAAGGCTTGTTCATCCCTTACCCGGAGAAATCCCAGGCAGGACTGGAAATTACCGCAGGAAACGGGAAGCAATTGTATCGCGCCAATTTTCCGGGCCGCGTCTACGATCATTTTGAATCGGTTCCGTCAGTGGTGACCGACAGCCTGCTTTTTATCGAAAACCGTGACTTGCTTGATACAGCCCATCCAAAAAAGAACCCGGCTGTCGACTGGACTCGGTTGGGGAAAGCAGTGATGGATAAGTCGATCCAATTTTTCCGAGAGGAACATGATGTGCCCGGTGGAAGCACGCTTGCCACACAAATCGAAAAATATCGCCATTCCCCCAATGGCATGACGATGAGCGCAGAGGATAAGCTTCAGCAGATGGCATCCGCTTCAGTGCGGGCTTACCTGTATGGAGAAAATACATTACCAGTTCGGAAGCAGATCGTAGTCGATTACCTCAATACGGTCCCGCTTGCGGCCGCTCCCGGATTCGGAGAAACGAACGGACTGGGAGATGCATTGTGGGCGTGGTATGGCATGGATTTTGATGAAACCAACCACATCCTTCATTCACGCTTCGTTCAAGGAGACGCGCTTGTCGAGACTGCGCTACGTTATAAGCATGTGCTGAGTCTCATGATCGCCCAGCGGAGACCTTCCTATTATCTGCTTGCTGGCCGCAAGGAACTCGCTGAGCTTACCGATAGCTACCTTCGAGTATTGGCTCAGGCTGGTGTGATAGAGCCCGCCCTCACTAATGTCGCGCTCAAACTACCGTTGCGTTTTCGTGATACCGCGGCGCTGGACGAAGCGAGGAGTTTCTCGGCGCAGAAGGCGGTGAATGCTGTTCGCGTGCGTATTGCCACCCAGCTCGGGTTGCGGCGATTATATGACCTGGATCGGCTGGACCTTTCAGTGCAGAGCACGCTCGATGCAGACCTTCAAAAAAAGACTACCGATCTGCTGCGCAATCTCAAGGACAGCGAGTATGCGCGGACGGCGGGTCTCTACGGACACCGCATGCTGGAGACAGAAGACCCTGGAAAAATCATATACAGCTTCACGCTGTCGGAATTAACCCCCCAAGGCGCCAAGTTCCGCATCATGGCGGACAATTTTGAGCAACCGTTGGATATTAACCAGGGCACCAAGCTGGATCTGGGTTCAACGGCAAAGTTACGTACGCTGGTGACATACCTTGAAATTATCGAAACACTGCATGGAAAATATGCAGGATTGGCACCAAACGCGTTACGAAAACAAGATATTGATCCGAGCGACGTTCTCAGCCGCTGGGCAGTCGGCTACCTGTTGCAGGCCAAGGACAAGAGCCTGGCCGCAATGCTGAACGCGGGCCTGGACCGCAGGTATTCCGCCAGTCCCGAGGAACGCTTCTTCACTGGAGGCGGACTGCATGTTTTTCATAATTTCAAGCGGCAGGATGACCGCCAGATTTTAAGCGTGCGGGAGGCGACACTCAATTCGGTCAATCTGGTATACATCCGCTTGATGCGCGATATCGTGCGTCATTACATGTTTCAGGTCACGGGTTCGTCCGCAAAAATCCTGAAGGACGTCAGGGATACCGGCCGCGGGGAATACCTCAGGCGCTTCGCGGATAGGGAGGGGAGGGAATTCATCCACCGGTTTTATCAAAAATATAAGGGAAAAACAGCGAACCCAGGCCCGGCAAGCGAGATATTCTTTGCCAGCTTTCGGCACACACCCCGGAGGTTGGCAGCCGCGTACCGCTATGTTTACCCGGCGTCTACGTTCTCACAGTTTCAGGCATTCCTGACCCAATACCTGCCCGGTTCCAAAGGCCTGACATTCGCGAAGCTGCAAGACCTGTACGACGAATATGCTCCGGGTAAGTATTCACTTGCGGATCAGGGCTACATCGTGACAGTCCACCCACTGGAATTGTGGCTGGTTCGCTACCTGATTTCGAACCCTCATGCTCAGTACAAGGATGTGATCGAGGCCAGTGGAGGCGAACGGGTAGCTGTCTACCAGTGGCTGTTCAAGACGATACACAAGAACTCCCAGGATATCCGAATTCGCGGCCTGTTAGAGCTTGAGGCCTTCCTGGAAATTCATCGAAGCTGGAAACGCCTGGGCTACCCGTTTGATTCGCTCGTGCCCTCGCTTGCGACAGCGATCGGCAGTTCAGCTGATCATCCCGCTGCGCTGGCGGAACTGATGGGTATCATCCTCAATAATGGGCTTCGCGTACCTAACGTGCTGATTGAACGCATGCGCTTTGCAGCGGATACTCCGTTTGAAACCCTTGTCGAGCGGGCTCCCGTTCGGGGTGAACAAATGTTTTCGCCTGAGCTGGCCGCGGCGTTGCGGAGCGTTCTGGCGGACGTTGTGGAGACGGGTACAGCTTCCAGGCTTGCGCGGGCGATCGTAGAAGAGGATGGGGCTGAAATGCTGATCGGTGGAAAAACAGGAACCGGGGATCACCGCCATATTACCTTTTCGTCGCCGGGTGTCATAAAGGAATCCCGTGCTGTCAATCGCTCCGCAACGTTTGTATTCTTCATCGGGGATCGCTTCTTCGGGACGATGACTGCGTTTGTGCCGGGTGCAGAAGCGGCGAACTATACATTTACCTCGGCGCTGTCCACCCAGGTAATGAAACACCTTCTACCTACCCTGAAACCACTGATAGATAATGCTCAGCCCCTGCCCGAACAAGGCTCAATGGTGCGGGCATCGTCTAAAAACCGCGTGCCAAAAGAAACCAAGGAAAAAAGAGAAATGAGCTCGAGCTGA
- a CDS encoding DUF2905 domain-containing protein has product MVLSPTGNQHISMQRILILLGILLLVAGLAWPWLSKLPFGRLPGDISIERENFSFYFPLTTSLLVSLILSLLLWWWFRK; this is encoded by the coding sequence ATGGTTCTCTCGCCAACCGGGAATCAGCACATTTCTATGCAACGTATACTTATCCTGCTCGGCATATTGCTATTGGTTGCCGGCTTGGCATGGCCCTGGTTATCTAAATTGCCGTTTGGCCGGCTCCCTGGAGATATCAGCATAGAGCGGGAGAATTTCAGCTTCTATTTTCCGCTGACTACCAGTCTGCTGGTATCTCTGATTCTATCGTTGCTGCTCTGGTGGTGGTTCCGAAAGTAA
- a CDS encoding alpha/beta hydrolase produces the protein MNEHSTQKIFSDGPAGKLETILAEPSSPLPRGIAVIAHPHPLYGGTMNNKVVHTLFKSFLDLGFITVKFNFRGVEQSEGDINAGDTSSGEVEDVLAVVETAKNRFADRFSAPPPLLLAGFSFGGAVQAYAAEHLKPQTVVMVAPAVQRLNAPPVAHRDVKQFEGTPARVLIIHGDQDDVVSLASVLEWAAPQELPVVVVPGAEHFFHRRLHILKHIVLDWCRP, from the coding sequence TTGAACGAGCATAGTACTCAGAAAATATTCTCTGATGGGCCCGCGGGCAAGCTTGAAACGATTCTGGCTGAACCCAGTTCGCCTTTGCCGCGCGGTATCGCCGTGATTGCACACCCTCACCCGCTGTATGGCGGAACCATGAATAACAAGGTAGTACATACCCTGTTCAAATCATTTCTCGATTTAGGATTTATTACAGTCAAATTCAATTTTCGCGGCGTGGAACAAAGCGAAGGTGACATTAACGCGGGTGACACCAGTTCGGGTGAAGTGGAAGACGTGCTTGCGGTGGTCGAAACGGCGAAAAACAGATTTGCTGATCGTTTTAGCGCCCCGCCGCCGTTACTGCTGGCCGGGTTTTCTTTCGGCGGCGCGGTTCAGGCATACGCCGCGGAGCACCTCAAGCCGCAAACGGTGGTTATGGTGGCGCCGGCGGTTCAGCGCCTGAACGCTCCACCCGTCGCCCACCGCGACGTCAAACAGTTCGAAGGGACGCCCGCACGCGTTCTAATCATTCATGGCGATCAGGATGACGTAGTCTCCCTCGCGTCTGTGCTGGAGTGGGCAGCTCCTCAGGAATTACCTGTCGTTGTCGTTCCAGGAGCCGAACATTTCTTTCACCGGCGATTGCATATTCTCAAACACATCGTTCTGGATTGGTGCCGGCCGTGA
- a CDS encoding (2Fe-2S) ferredoxin domain-containing protein — MSYYQRHVFFCVNQREAGALCCNNFGAQALRDYAKERVKALRLDSKSKRIRINNSGCLDRCNEGPVIVVYPEGVWYTYVDKEDIDEIIEEHLKNGRVVERLRI, encoded by the coding sequence ATGAGTTATTACCAGCGGCATGTATTTTTCTGCGTGAACCAGCGCGAGGCAGGCGCATTATGTTGCAACAATTTTGGCGCCCAGGCTTTGCGCGACTACGCGAAGGAACGCGTCAAGGCGTTGAGGCTCGATAGCAAAAGCAAAAGAATACGCATTAACAATTCTGGCTGCCTCGACCGCTGCAATGAAGGGCCGGTGATTGTGGTTTATCCCGAAGGCGTTTGGTACACGTATGTGGATAAGGAGGATATCGACGAAATTATTGAGGAGCACCTGAAAAACGGCCGTGTCGTGGAACGGTTGCGAATCTGA
- a CDS encoding spermidine/putrescine ABC transporter substrate-binding protein yields MCPARFYRPLAPLIFMLAWLIAFTSGCNGQNENVAFPQKDGNVLYLFNWNNYIAPETVSRFEKFCDCKLSQDYYSDNEEMLAKLAAGATGYDLIVPTSNAMDTLIRQGALKPLDKSLLPNLKNIDPLYLDTPFDPGNRYSVPYAYTISLLGFNQEKIKQLGLPMDTWAIIFEPRYLEKIKGRVTVLDSQRELMAAALKYLGYSINDTDEKHWKEAVDLIVRAKPYWAAFSNTSYIKELATGNLWVAHGYSNDMFQAALDAKKTGRAFTIGYSTPNEGAVLALDSMVLHRSGNRPDLAHQFINFMLEGKNSAELTNHLGSGNPNADAMQYVQPELATNNAIFPGPELLGRLEMLRDLDRKERRLLSRLWTEIKLR; encoded by the coding sequence ATGTGCCCCGCACGTTTCTACCGGCCTCTGGCGCCGCTCATTTTCATGCTCGCGTGGCTAATCGCGTTCACTTCCGGGTGTAACGGTCAGAATGAGAACGTCGCTTTTCCCCAAAAAGACGGGAATGTGCTGTATCTATTCAATTGGAATAACTATATCGCACCCGAAACGGTCAGCCGCTTCGAGAAGTTCTGCGATTGCAAATTGTCTCAGGATTATTACTCCGACAACGAGGAAATGCTGGCAAAGCTCGCAGCCGGCGCGACCGGTTACGATCTCATCGTCCCCACCAGCAATGCGATGGACACCCTGATTCGGCAAGGCGCCCTCAAGCCGTTGGATAAGTCGTTATTGCCGAATCTGAAAAACATCGACCCTTTATACCTCGATACGCCGTTCGATCCCGGCAACAGGTATTCCGTCCCTTACGCCTATACAATCAGCCTGCTTGGCTTCAACCAGGAAAAAATAAAACAACTGGGCCTGCCTATGGACACCTGGGCAATAATTTTCGAACCAAGATATCTCGAAAAGATCAAGGGTCGCGTGACCGTGCTCGACAGCCAGCGTGAATTGATGGCCGCGGCGCTTAAATACCTTGGCTATTCGATAAATGACACGGATGAAAAGCATTGGAAGGAAGCAGTAGATTTAATCGTTCGCGCCAAGCCCTACTGGGCGGCTTTCAGCAATACCAGTTATATCAAGGAACTTGCCACCGGAAACCTATGGGTAGCGCATGGGTATTCCAATGACATGTTTCAGGCGGCGCTTGATGCAAAAAAAACCGGAAGAGCATTCACCATTGGATACTCGACCCCAAATGAGGGCGCGGTTCTTGCGCTCGACAGCATGGTGTTGCATAGAAGTGGAAACCGCCCCGACCTGGCCCATCAATTCATCAATTTCATGCTGGAAGGAAAAAATTCCGCCGAACTCACCAACCACCTGGGATCGGGCAATCCCAACGCTGACGCGATGCAGTACGTTCAACCGGAACTTGCAACCAACAACGCAATATTTCCCGGTCCCGAATTGCTCGGCCGCCTGGAAATGTTGCGAGACCTTGACCGAAAGGAGCGGCGCCTGCTGAGCCGCTTGTGGACTGAAATCAAGTTGAGATAG
- a CDS encoding ABC transporter permease, protein MKRGDIWLWLAAALVFAFLYIPLVIVVVYSFNDSRLNAEWVGFTLSWYKALFNNSEMLTAAGNSLIIALSASFSATVLGTMAGLAIHRYNFKVLPVLVFTPVAMPEILLGVALLLFFLQVLNLTLGMVSIIIAHTTFCIGFVAIIVRARLQDMDESLFEAARDLGASSWQTFRLVTLPLIAPALAAGALMSFTLSIDDFVITFFTKGVGEPILPIQIYTMIKVAVTPEVNAISTLLMLLTLVMIIIAARLDSRASSSEMKTSR, encoded by the coding sequence ATGAAGCGCGGCGATATCTGGCTGTGGCTGGCAGCAGCGCTGGTCTTCGCCTTCCTCTATATTCCTCTCGTTATTGTGGTCGTGTATTCATTCAATGACTCCCGACTGAATGCTGAATGGGTCGGCTTTACTTTGTCCTGGTACAAGGCGTTGTTCAATAACTCCGAGATGCTTACAGCGGCCGGGAATTCGCTGATCATCGCGCTGAGCGCGAGTTTCAGCGCCACCGTACTGGGCACGATGGCGGGCCTGGCAATCCATCGATACAACTTTAAAGTTTTGCCGGTGCTGGTCTTCACTCCGGTTGCAATGCCTGAAATCCTTCTCGGCGTGGCGCTGCTGTTATTCTTTTTGCAAGTCCTTAATTTAACGCTGGGCATGGTTTCAATCATCATCGCCCACACCACATTCTGCATCGGCTTTGTCGCCATTATCGTACGGGCACGGCTTCAGGACATGGACGAGAGTCTTTTTGAAGCGGCACGAGATCTTGGGGCATCCTCCTGGCAAACGTTCCGCCTGGTTACGCTACCGCTTATCGCCCCGGCGTTGGCGGCGGGAGCCCTGATGTCGTTTACCCTTTCGATAGATGACTTCGTCATTACCTTCTTTACCAAGGGTGTTGGCGAACCCATCCTGCCCATCCAGATCTATACCATGATAAAGGTCGCGGTGACGCCTGAAGTGAATGCGATTTCCACGTTACTGATGCTGCTTACCCTGGTCATGATCATTATCGCGGCAAGGCTCGACTCCAGGGCCTCATCGAGCGAAATGAAAACGTCGCGCTAA
- a CDS encoding ABC transporter permease, producing MSKGETRESRAARLLIGGPPLLFLLVFFVGPSLIMILTSFRFPGEFGGLAPLAAPAGNLDSEHGFTPEAYQFFFSDLLYAEIFLKSFGVAAATTSICLVMAYPLAVLIARSEQRFRNLLVLLVVLPFASNFLIRIYAWMIILGPESALSHFVNGILGVFGVGPVTLLFSPFAVLVGMVYVHLPFMVLPLYTNLEKHDPSLLNAAQDLGANSWQRFWRITWPLSLPGVFSGSALVFIPVLGMFAVPDILGGTGDILIGNLIKDQFLGTRDWPFGSALSIMLTLAVLSVAALATWLARPATGQRA from the coding sequence ATGAGTAAGGGAGAAACCAGGGAAAGCCGCGCCGCCAGATTATTGATCGGCGGTCCCCCGCTATTATTCCTGTTAGTATTTTTTGTCGGCCCCAGTCTCATCATGATTCTGACTTCGTTCCGCTTCCCGGGCGAGTTTGGCGGCCTGGCCCCCCTCGCGGCGCCTGCGGGAAACCTGGATAGCGAGCATGGTTTCACGCCGGAAGCCTACCAGTTCTTCTTCAGCGACCTGCTTTACGCGGAAATTTTCCTTAAATCCTTCGGCGTGGCGGCGGCCACCACGTCGATATGTCTCGTCATGGCCTATCCGTTGGCGGTGCTGATCGCGCGCAGCGAACAACGTTTCCGTAACCTGCTGGTCCTGCTGGTGGTCCTGCCGTTCGCAAGCAATTTTCTTATCCGTATTTATGCCTGGATGATCATTCTCGGGCCTGAATCCGCCCTCAGCCATTTTGTTAATGGGATTCTCGGCGTATTCGGCGTTGGACCAGTGACACTGCTGTTTTCGCCATTTGCGGTATTGGTGGGCATGGTGTACGTGCATCTGCCATTTATGGTGCTGCCGCTTTACACCAACCTGGAGAAGCACGACCCGTCGCTTCTGAACGCAGCCCAGGATCTTGGCGCGAACAGTTGGCAGCGGTTTTGGCGGATCACCTGGCCCCTATCCCTGCCGGGTGTATTTTCAGGCTCCGCACTCGTATTTATCCCCGTGTTAGGCATGTTCGCCGTTCCCGACATACTCGGGGGCACGGGTGATATTCTTATCGGCAACCTGATCAAGGATCAATTCCTCGGCACCCGCGATTGGCCATTCGGCTCGGCGCTTTCAATCATGCTAACGCTGGCAGTGCTATCTGTCGCTGCACTGGCCACATGGCTCGCGCGACCCGCTACCGGGCAGCGGGCATAG
- a CDS encoding ABC transporter ATP-binding protein gives MALLEIRNVTRRFGSYIAVDNVSITVETGEFFTLLGPSGCGKTTLLRMIAGFDLPDSGQILLDGRDLVGTPPEKRPVHTVFQTYALFPHMTVADNIAFPLKMAGKALPEIKVRVGEALNGVRLSNFGHRFPHELSGGQKQRVALARSLVNRPRLLLLDEPLGALDAKLREEMQIELINLQKEVGITFIFVTHAQNEALALSHRIAVMNRGTVEQVDEPSKIYGFPGNRFVADFIGKISMMSARVLEAAPSYLKLEIPALGEVITAGKDGVKAGDNGLIAIRPEQVRISHPSEQPHLKNHFPGKVHDFLYVGDVTTYIVELSNGAYIEALLPNSSPGRAKFYEVGDAVAVSWRHDAGIFLHE, from the coding sequence ATGGCGCTACTGGAAATCCGTAATGTTACTCGGCGCTTTGGCAGCTATATCGCCGTCGATAATGTGTCGATCACCGTTGAGACGGGCGAATTCTTCACTCTTCTTGGTCCGTCGGGTTGCGGAAAAACAACGCTGTTACGGATGATAGCTGGCTTCGATCTTCCCGACTCGGGACAAATCCTGCTTGACGGCCGGGATCTGGTTGGTACGCCGCCGGAAAAAAGGCCTGTTCATACTGTATTCCAGACCTATGCCCTTTTTCCTCACATGACGGTTGCAGACAATATTGCGTTTCCGCTCAAGATGGCGGGCAAGGCTTTACCGGAAATAAAAGTCCGAGTCGGCGAGGCGTTGAACGGAGTCCGCTTGTCGAATTTCGGCCACCGTTTTCCGCATGAATTGTCGGGAGGACAAAAACAGCGTGTCGCATTGGCAAGAAGTCTGGTTAATCGGCCACGGCTGTTGTTGCTGGATGAGCCGCTGGGCGCGCTCGACGCAAAGCTGCGCGAGGAAATGCAGATCGAGCTTATCAATCTTCAGAAAGAAGTGGGGATTACTTTCATTTTTGTAACTCATGCGCAGAATGAGGCATTGGCGCTGTCGCATCGTATAGCAGTGATGAACCGTGGCACCGTCGAGCAGGTTGACGAGCCTTCAAAAATTTACGGTTTTCCAGGAAACCGGTTCGTAGCGGATTTCATTGGCAAGATCAGCATGATGAGCGCACGGGTGCTGGAAGCCGCGCCGTCTTATCTGAAACTTGAGATCCCTGCATTAGGGGAAGTTATCACTGCAGGTAAAGATGGGGTGAAAGCAGGCGACAACGGCTTGATTGCAATTCGGCCTGAACAGGTTCGAATATCGCATCCTTCGGAACAACCTCATCTGAAAAATCATTTTCCGGGCAAAGTGCACGATTTTCTGTATGTCGGTGATGTCACGACTTATATCGTCGAGCTCTCCAACGGGGCGTATATCGAAGCGTTACTGCCCAATTCCTCGCCGGGAAGAGCCAAGTTTTACGAGGTTGGCGATGCCGTGGCGGTCTCGTGGCGTCATGACGCAGGAATTTTTTTGCATGAGTAA
- the ubiB gene encoding ubiquinone biosynthesis regulatory protein kinase UbiB produces the protein MRFLRLLTILTVAFRFGLDEFFLAHERLRFVRPVVKLATFWRRLDKARGERLRLALEALGPIFVKFGQMLSTRRDLLPQDIADELAKLQDQVPPFPSNIALATLEQVYGKSVNEVFLVFDAEPVASASIAQVHLAVLHDGTEVAVKVLRPGIAPVIAHDIALMETGALLVESLWPDGKRLKPREVVTEFARHLDDELDLMREASNCSQLRRNFLDSPLLLVPEVYWDYCYSTVMVMQRVKGTPISQVAKLREQGIDIPRLARVGVEIFFTQVFRDGYFHADMHPGNIFVGSDGRYIAVDFGIMGTLTDEDKNYLAQNFLAFFRRDYKRVAEAHVEAGWAPKDTRVNDFETAIRAVCEPIFDKPLSEISFGRVLLRLFQTSRQFNVEIQPQLVMLQKTLLNIEGLGRDLDPNLDLWTTAKPYLENWMSDQLGWRGFSRRMNKEASSWAVIFPQFPRLLHHALSDDRAQAMDEKISEMLIEQRRQSRLLAMLAVLLAVLLLWQLWLW, from the coding sequence ATGCGTTTTCTTCGTCTTCTCACAATTCTGACTGTAGCGTTCCGTTTCGGCCTGGATGAATTTTTTCTTGCCCATGAGCGGCTACGCTTTGTACGGCCAGTCGTCAAACTCGCCACGTTCTGGCGCCGGCTGGACAAAGCTCGCGGTGAACGCCTTCGTCTGGCGCTGGAGGCCCTGGGTCCCATTTTTGTCAAATTTGGCCAGATGCTTTCCACCCGGCGCGATTTGCTGCCACAGGATATTGCGGACGAGCTGGCTAAACTGCAAGATCAGGTTCCTCCGTTTCCTTCCAACATCGCGCTGGCTACCCTGGAGCAGGTTTATGGGAAATCCGTCAATGAAGTCTTTCTGGTCTTCGATGCCGAGCCGGTAGCGAGCGCTTCGATCGCGCAGGTTCATCTCGCGGTACTTCACGATGGCACAGAGGTGGCGGTTAAGGTGCTTCGTCCCGGCATTGCTCCCGTGATTGCACACGACATTGCATTAATGGAAACCGGTGCGTTGCTGGTTGAATCCCTGTGGCCCGACGGCAAGCGGTTGAAACCGAGGGAGGTGGTGACCGAGTTCGCGCGACACTTGGACGATGAGCTGGATTTGATGCGCGAGGCATCCAACTGCAGCCAGTTGCGACGAAATTTTCTCGACTCGCCGCTCTTATTGGTACCAGAGGTTTATTGGGATTACTGCTATTCGACTGTCATGGTGATGCAGCGCGTCAAAGGAACGCCAATCAGCCAGGTGGCGAAGCTGCGCGAACAGGGTATCGATATTCCGAGACTTGCCAGGGTTGGCGTGGAAATCTTTTTTACCCAGGTATTCCGGGATGGCTACTTTCACGCCGATATGCATCCCGGCAATATTTTCGTGGGTAGCGATGGCCGTTACATAGCGGTGGATTTCGGCATCATGGGTACCCTCACCGACGAGGACAAGAATTACCTCGCGCAAAATTTTCTGGCATTCTTCCGGCGCGACTATAAAAGGGTGGCGGAAGCCCATGTTGAAGCGGGATGGGCGCCGAAAGACACTCGCGTTAATGATTTTGAAACCGCGATCCGCGCTGTATGCGAACCGATTTTCGATAAGCCGCTAAGCGAAATTTCTTTCGGCCGCGTATTGCTGCGACTGTTTCAGACCTCACGCCAATTCAATGTGGAGATTCAGCCTCAGCTGGTCATGCTGCAGAAAACACTGTTGAATATCGAAGGACTTGGGCGCGATCTCGACCCCAATCTCGATCTGTGGACTACCGCAAAACCGTATCTGGAAAACTGGATGTCTGATCAGCTCGGCTGGCGTGGATTCAGCCGCCGCATGAACAAGGAGGCATCAAGCTGGGCAGTCATATTCCCCCAGTTTCCACGTCTGCTACACCACGCCTTAAGCGACGATCGCGCGCAGGCGATGGATGAAAAAATCAGCGAGATGCTCATTGAACAGCGGCGCCAGAGTCGTTTGCTGGCGATGCTCGCAGTCTTGCTGGCAGTGCTGCTGCTGTGGCAGTTATGGTTATGGTGA